A genomic region of Candidatus Zixiibacteriota bacterium contains the following coding sequences:
- a CDS encoding metalloregulator ArsR/SmtB family transcription factor: MSVARETKDRLYAQFALLGRALSSPKRLELLDLLCQSEKTVEVLAQQSSMSIANTSRHLHVLRVARLVDGRKDGVFVYYRLADREVCRFFRTLREIAQRRLAEIDRIIADYFDDSPTLLPVERRRLLKQAKAGEVVILDVRPVDEFAAGHLPHAVSVPLSALKKRLKEFPPDKKFVAYCRGPYCVLAQEAVSYLRSKGLEATRLKDGVAEWEEAGMPVETG, from the coding sequence GTGTCCGTTGCACGAGAGACTAAGGACAGACTTTACGCCCAGTTCGCCCTCCTGGGCCGCGCCCTATCCAGCCCCAAGCGCCTTGAGCTTCTGGACCTGTTGTGTCAGTCCGAAAAGACCGTCGAGGTACTGGCCCAGCAATCATCGATGTCAATAGCAAATACCTCGCGGCACCTGCATGTCCTTCGAGTGGCTCGATTGGTCGACGGCCGAAAAGATGGCGTATTTGTCTACTACCGTCTGGCTGATCGCGAAGTGTGCCGATTCTTTCGCACCCTGCGCGAGATCGCCCAGAGGCGGCTCGCCGAAATCGATCGCATCATAGCTGATTACTTTGACGACTCGCCGACCCTTCTGCCGGTTGAGCGCAGGAGGCTGCTGAAGCAGGCGAAAGCCGGTGAGGTTGTCATTCTTGACGTTCGGCCTGTCGATGAATTTGCGGCCGGTCACTTGCCGCACGCGGTATCGGTGCCCCTGTCAGCGCTTAAAAAGCGTCTGAAAGAGTTCCCTCCCGACAAAAAGTTTGTCGCGTACTGCCGTGGGCCGTACTGCGTACTTGCTCAAGAGGCCGTTTCGTATCTTCGGTCAAAAGGACTGGAAGCCACCCGACTGAAGGATGGAGTCGCTGAATGGGAAGAGGCCGGCATGCCGGTCGAAACAGGGTAG
- a CDS encoding FAD/NAD(P)-binding oxidoreductase: MTHSKTVLILGGGVGGLVAANELRQLLPWHHRIILVERNENHAFAPSFLWVMTGHRRPGRITQPVKVLLRSGVDFLRANVLAIDSTRAQVETDQGVLAYDYLIVALGAELAPGEVPGLAGVAHTFYTLDGAGRLHNALREFCSGRIAVVVAALPYKCPGAPLEGAMLIADFFSRCGRRAAVEIDLFTPESQPMPVAGPLLANAASAMLAARKIRYHSLHQLQSVDGVNKQMLFADKGAIPYDLLVAIPPHRSPDVIRKSVLANETGWIPVDRFSMVTKVDNVYTIGDVTSIPIPGRWKPEVPLMLPKAGVFAHAQALVVARRVAGSITGRESNVSFCGDGYCMLEAGADLAGFAYGNFFAEPSPEVKLKKIGKAWHVGKILFEKWWLAPHGIRRTAYRYGLLLGGKIMGARSMI; the protein is encoded by the coding sequence ATGACTCACTCCAAGACAGTATTGATATTGGGCGGCGGTGTCGGTGGACTTGTGGCCGCCAATGAACTGAGGCAACTACTCCCTTGGCATCACCGAATCATTCTCGTGGAGCGCAACGAGAATCATGCCTTTGCCCCCTCATTCCTGTGGGTGATGACAGGCCACCGTCGCCCCGGTAGGATTACTCAACCCGTGAAAGTTCTGCTTCGATCTGGTGTCGACTTTCTCCGGGCCAATGTTCTCGCCATCGACAGCACGCGGGCGCAGGTCGAAACCGACCAAGGCGTGCTGGCCTATGACTACCTGATTGTCGCGCTTGGCGCCGAGCTGGCCCCGGGTGAAGTCCCGGGATTAGCTGGGGTGGCACACACGTTTTATACACTGGACGGCGCCGGCAGGCTGCACAACGCACTCAGAGAATTTTGCTCGGGCAGAATTGCGGTTGTAGTCGCTGCGTTGCCATACAAGTGCCCCGGCGCGCCCCTTGAAGGAGCTATGCTGATAGCCGATTTTTTCAGTCGATGCGGGCGCCGGGCTGCCGTGGAAATCGATCTGTTTACTCCGGAGTCTCAGCCGATGCCGGTAGCCGGGCCGCTCCTGGCCAATGCGGCGTCCGCAATGCTCGCTGCGAGAAAGATCAGGTATCACTCACTTCATCAGCTTCAATCCGTAGACGGCGTAAATAAGCAGATGCTGTTCGCAGACAAGGGCGCCATTCCCTATGATCTTCTTGTGGCGATCCCGCCGCATCGAAGCCCGGACGTTATTCGGAAATCTGTGCTGGCTAATGAGACTGGATGGATACCGGTCGACAGGTTTTCCATGGTAACCAAGGTAGACAACGTCTACACTATTGGCGACGTGACGTCGATTCCGATACCGGGCCGATGGAAACCGGAGGTTCCTCTTATGCTTCCCAAGGCAGGAGTATTCGCACATGCCCAGGCGTTAGTAGTCGCACGTCGAGTCGCGGGAAGCATCACAGGACGTGAGTCGAATGTGAGTTTCTGTGGTGACGGTTACTGCATGCTTGAAGCCGGTGCAGACCTTGCCGGGTTCGCATATGGCAACTTTTTTGCAGAACCTTCTCCGGAAGTAAAACTAAAGAAAATTGGAAAGGCCTGGCACGTCGGCAAAATACTGTTTGAGAAATGGTGGCTGGCCCCGCATGGGATTCGTAGAACAGCGTACAGGTATGGCCTTCTTCTGGGTGGAAAGATCATGGGCGCCCGATCGATGATCTGA
- a CDS encoding tail fiber domain-containing protein, whose product MIPRSLLRLVVVLVVMAVWMPSHAATPVISHHGRLLNSDDTPLADGAYAATFSLWTDSVGGAQLWSEPQDIETKDGLFSAELGLTNGFFDVFTDFAQQDLYLEVQVLVSGSPETLRPRLRLGAVPSAFSASSVNGQATNGLARWRGMVVAKPGSVTPHSFVLLDVDSDADGTPEVEIEDAVTENGATSRWKGGMSGSTTGTIRMAATPDSVVQACDVGDGSSSSSINMRTRINELESKLLHLGLMQNSSVTTTCDDLGARKVVVADVDRDGSPDRIVSSSCDATSAKHAVNTKGTGAQSGRLVFVSGSTGEGSAVHTCAIDDDGDGLPDQEVASAVVPTTSSVAINTKGTGADKNRVAVTGTTTLDSAAIACTHDTDDDGDPEGSASVVITPTTSNVAINTKGTGADKNRISSTTYQDSAVQVVGADLDGDGIFNGTVWQKVDSSETAMAMVVDVDDDGTPDVGSSSNATQSRSILKTFFERGDRPTQSQIVDSADEAGARMAIKTKGTGAQRMVASATDASTASTVCAVDLNNDGTDDYSATTTSSSTSTEYKLQSGFIYATQPSSARIVVDSAAGPSISLEQNGTVIHVMNGDGSILRNSVGTVAAQIGTNGEAYFQSKVGIGVAAPSAAIEVAGGAYCNGTNWVNVSDADIKENFQPVDGEKILEKIEQLRITQWNYKNESDEVTHIGPTAQDFKEVFGVGANDKTISTIDPSGIALAAVKELRKENQELKAQVAELKKLIEEIASKK is encoded by the coding sequence ATGATTCCAAGATCGCTGCTTCGTCTGGTAGTCGTGCTGGTGGTGATGGCCGTGTGGATGCCATCGCATGCCGCCACGCCAGTCATCTCCCATCACGGTCGCCTTCTGAATTCTGACGACACGCCGTTAGCCGACGGTGCATACGCTGCTACTTTCAGCCTGTGGACCGACTCAGTGGGTGGGGCTCAGCTTTGGAGCGAGCCGCAGGACATCGAGACCAAAGACGGACTCTTTTCCGCAGAACTGGGTCTCACGAACGGCTTCTTTGATGTGTTCACAGATTTCGCCCAACAGGACCTGTACCTGGAAGTTCAAGTACTGGTGAGCGGAAGCCCGGAGACTCTTCGTCCCCGGCTGCGGCTTGGAGCCGTCCCGAGTGCCTTCAGCGCAAGCAGCGTCAATGGCCAGGCCACCAATGGGCTGGCTCGGTGGCGTGGCATGGTTGTAGCGAAGCCCGGTTCGGTTACACCACATTCCTTCGTATTGCTGGATGTCGATAGCGACGCCGATGGTACGCCCGAGGTAGAAATCGAGGATGCGGTAACTGAGAACGGTGCGACTTCCAGATGGAAAGGCGGCATGAGCGGCAGCACCACCGGTACAATAAGAATGGCGGCCACGCCGGATTCGGTCGTGCAGGCCTGCGACGTGGGCGATGGCAGTTCCAGCTCAAGCATCAATATGCGGACGAGGATTAACGAACTAGAATCCAAGCTCCTGCACCTGGGTTTGATGCAAAACTCATCGGTGACTACCACATGTGATGATCTTGGCGCGCGCAAGGTAGTAGTGGCCGACGTGGACCGCGACGGGTCACCTGATCGCATTGTCTCTTCATCGTGTGATGCTACCAGCGCCAAACACGCGGTCAACACCAAAGGCACCGGCGCTCAGAGCGGACGACTGGTGTTCGTTTCCGGCTCCACCGGCGAAGGAAGCGCCGTGCACACATGCGCGATAGACGATGACGGCGACGGCTTACCCGACCAGGAAGTTGCATCTGCCGTCGTGCCGACCACGTCCAGTGTCGCGATCAACACCAAGGGGACCGGCGCCGACAAGAACCGCGTGGCAGTTACCGGCACCACAACTCTGGATTCTGCAGCCATCGCCTGTACCCACGACACTGATGATGACGGTGATCCTGAAGGGTCCGCGTCGGTCGTGATCACTCCGACGACCTCGAATGTGGCCATCAACACCAAAGGGACCGGAGCCGACAAGAACCGGATCAGCAGCACCACATATCAGGATTCGGCAGTGCAGGTCGTTGGTGCTGATTTGGATGGGGACGGCATTTTCAATGGTACCGTTTGGCAAAAAGTCGACAGTTCAGAAACTGCCATGGCGATGGTGGTCGATGTCGACGATGACGGCACGCCGGATGTCGGATCATCGTCAAATGCGACACAGTCCAGGTCAATCCTGAAGACGTTCTTCGAGCGGGGCGACAGGCCAACGCAGAGTCAAATTGTCGATTCCGCCGATGAAGCTGGTGCTCGCATGGCCATCAAGACCAAGGGTACCGGCGCCCAAAGGATGGTTGCGAGCGCGACGGATGCGTCGACGGCCAGCACGGTATGTGCTGTTGATCTCAATAATGACGGCACCGATGATTACAGTGCGACCACCACTAGCAGCAGCACTTCAACAGAGTACAAGCTTCAATCCGGCTTTATCTACGCCACCCAGCCGTCATCAGCCCGAATCGTAGTGGATAGCGCGGCCGGGCCCAGCATCTCTCTCGAACAGAATGGGACAGTGATCCATGTTATGAATGGCGATGGTAGTATCCTTCGCAACAGCGTCGGTACGGTAGCAGCACAGATTGGCACAAACGGAGAGGCGTATTTCCAATCAAAAGTCGGTATCGGTGTGGCCGCGCCATCGGCAGCCATTGAGGTAGCCGGAGGGGCCTATTGCAACGGTACGAATTGGGTCAATGTCTCGGACGCTGACATAAAAGAGAACTTCCAGCCGGTGGACGGGGAAAAGATTCTCGAAAAGATCGAGCAGCTCCGTATCACACAGTGGAACTATAAGAACGAGTCGGACGAGGTCACGCATATCGGCCCGACCGCCCAGGATTTCAAGGAAGTGTTTGGCGTAGGCGCCAATGACAAGACGATTTCGACTATTGATCCGTCCGGTATCGCGCTGGCCGCGGTCAAGGAACTGCGGAAAGAAAACCAGGAACTCAAGGCCCAGGTGGCCGAATTGAAGAAGCTAATCGAAGAAATCGCGTCCAAGAAGTAA
- a CDS encoding DsrE family protein, producing the protein MKILLLLNDPPYGTERSYNALRLAVSLSKREGIELHVFLMADAIGCAMKGQKTPSGYYNLERMIRSLVSTEIPVGVCGSCADARGIAERDLLDGVHRSSMEELTDWTIWADKTIVF; encoded by the coding sequence ATGAAAATACTCTTGCTGCTGAATGACCCGCCCTACGGCACAGAGCGCTCGTATAATGCGTTGCGGCTGGCTGTCTCGCTTAGCAAAAGGGAGGGTATCGAGTTGCATGTATTCCTCATGGCGGATGCAATCGGCTGCGCTATGAAGGGCCAGAAGACACCGTCAGGCTACTACAATCTTGAGCGGATGATCAGGAGCCTGGTGTCGACCGAGATACCGGTCGGCGTATGTGGATCGTGCGCAGATGCCCGGGGCATTGCGGAAAGGGACTTGCTCGACGGAGTTCATCGTAGTTCCATGGAAGAACTCACCGACTGGACGATCTGGGCGGACAAGACCATTGTATTCTGA
- a CDS encoding ABC transporter permease — MPVIIAIALKDLRQLWRDRFGMFWVIAFPLLMALFFGSIFSGGEGGARSLKIAWVSESASPSAKALREVLGKSSALAIQDLPLDSARHLVASGKLVAYVQYLDSAGTQGGFFGMPEGNLKVGIDPSCKAEAGYLEGLLNQAYFSQVQEMFTDRDRTRKWIQQGISHIDSAPGMAGEKKSLYRESLVLFDSVLQDLASSETAAGSGSGSPFGQLNLEFEDIAVNRRGPRSSWEITFPQSLQWALIGVVAAFAIGLVMERTRGTYMRLRLAPISRTQILAGKGLACFMAGVTVCLALMLFGVLVFQVRVASYSVLLVSIVAAGICFVGVMMFISVLGKTENSVAGAGWAILLVMSMAGGGMMPLMFMPAWLGTLSSFSPVKWSILALEGAIWRGFGWSDMLLPLGMLVTIGVVGFSVGVTILRRLER, encoded by the coding sequence ATGCCCGTTATCATTGCCATAGCTCTCAAAGATCTTCGCCAGCTCTGGCGCGACCGGTTCGGCATGTTCTGGGTGATCGCCTTCCCGCTCCTGATGGCCCTGTTCTTTGGGTCGATCTTCTCCGGTGGCGAGGGTGGGGCACGCTCGCTCAAAATCGCCTGGGTAAGCGAAAGCGCCTCGCCCTCCGCAAAAGCTCTACGCGAGGTACTCGGCAAGTCATCGGCGCTGGCGATTCAGGACCTTCCGCTCGATTCAGCCCGTCATCTTGTTGCGTCGGGGAAACTTGTAGCTTATGTGCAGTATCTCGACAGCGCCGGAACACAAGGCGGCTTTTTCGGAATGCCTGAGGGCAACCTCAAGGTAGGTATCGATCCGTCGTGCAAAGCCGAAGCCGGTTATCTTGAGGGGCTGTTGAACCAGGCCTATTTCAGCCAGGTGCAGGAGATGTTCACGGATCGTGATCGCACCAGGAAATGGATTCAACAAGGTATCTCTCATATCGACAGCGCACCGGGAATGGCCGGCGAAAAGAAGTCGCTCTACAGGGAATCGCTGGTTCTGTTCGATAGCGTCCTGCAGGACCTGGCCTCGTCCGAAACCGCGGCCGGGAGCGGTTCCGGGTCGCCGTTCGGCCAGTTGAATCTCGAATTCGAGGATATCGCCGTGAACCGGCGAGGGCCGCGCTCCAGTTGGGAAATCACGTTTCCCCAATCGCTTCAGTGGGCGCTGATTGGTGTGGTGGCCGCCTTTGCTATCGGCCTGGTCATGGAACGTACCCGCGGCACCTATATGCGCCTAAGGCTGGCGCCGATTTCGAGAACGCAAATTCTCGCAGGGAAGGGGCTCGCCTGTTTCATGGCGGGTGTGACGGTCTGCCTCGCGCTGATGCTGTTCGGCGTGCTGGTGTTCCAGGTCAGAGTGGCGTCCTACTCGGTCCTGCTCGTGTCAATCGTCGCTGCCGGGATCTGTTTCGTGGGTGTCATGATGTTTATCAGCGTGCTCGGAAAGACAGAAAACTCGGTTGCGGGGGCCGGCTGGGCTATTCTGCTCGTGATGTCGATGGCTGGTGGCGGGATGATGCCGCTCATGTTTATGCCCGCATGGCTGGGTACGCTGAGCAGTTTCAGTCCAGTCAAGTGGAGCATCCTCGCTCTGGAAGGCGCGATCTGGCGCGGTTTCGGCTGGAGTGATATGCTTTTGCCACTTGGAATGCTGGTTACCATCGGCGTAGTCGGTTTTAGTGTGGGCGTGACGATTTTGAGGCGCCTCGAGCGATAA
- a CDS encoding ABC transporter ATP-binding protein translates to MISVNNLIKRFGSIVAVDNVSFDIAPGSLFGLLGPNGAGKSTTINMMVGALAPDSGSVNINGGGNPLEPSVRRGIGNAPQALAIYEDLTGEENLTFFGRLYGLSGKQLRERVQFCLTFSGLVDRRADRVSTYSGGMKRRLNLACAIVHDPPLILLDEPTVGIDPQSRNLIFDLIEQLRREGRTIVYTTHYMEEAQRLCDRVAIIDHGRILVLDTVPSLLARHGGVAVVTAELELNPADVSLPGVLDGTRLRFECRTPFEDVARLHAQGVQFRTLTVDSPDLESVFLNLTGRRLRD, encoded by the coding sequence ATGATTTCCGTAAACAACCTCATCAAGCGATTCGGTTCGATTGTGGCGGTTGATAACGTCTCGTTCGATATCGCCCCCGGTTCGCTGTTCGGACTGCTTGGTCCGAACGGCGCGGGAAAGAGCACTACCATTAATATGATGGTCGGGGCGCTGGCCCCGGACAGCGGCAGCGTCAATATCAATGGTGGCGGAAATCCGCTCGAACCGTCGGTGCGCCGGGGTATCGGCAACGCCCCGCAGGCGCTGGCGATCTACGAGGACCTAACCGGCGAGGAAAACCTGACGTTTTTCGGGCGGCTCTATGGGCTTTCGGGGAAACAGCTGAGAGAGCGTGTGCAGTTCTGTCTGACCTTTTCCGGCCTGGTCGATCGCAGAGCCGATCGGGTGAGCACCTACTCAGGTGGCATGAAGCGACGGCTCAATCTGGCCTGTGCCATCGTGCATGATCCGCCGCTTATACTGCTCGATGAGCCGACTGTCGGAATTGATCCCCAGTCCCGCAACCTGATTTTCGACCTGATCGAACAACTTCGACGGGAGGGGCGTACCATTGTCTATACCACACATTACATGGAGGAAGCGCAGCGCCTGTGCGACAGGGTGGCGATAATCGACCATGGGAGGATACTCGTACTCGACACCGTGCCCAGTTTGCTGGCCCGCCACGGCGGCGTGGCGGTGGTGACGGCCGAATTAGAATTGAACCCGGCCGACGTGTCGCTGCCAGGCGTTCTTGACGGCACACGGCTTCGCTTCGAATGCCGTACTCCCTTTGAAGATGTCGCCCGCCTTCATGCGCAGGGGGTTCAGTTCCGGACGCTGACCGTGGACAGTCCGGACCTGGAATCAGTGTTTCTCAACCTTACCGGCCGGAGGCTTCGCGACTAA